The nucleotide window CCGCCGCGTTCAGTCCGGTGCCCGGCCCGGCCAGGTGCACCACCGGGCAATCGAGCAAGGCACAGGCCAACGCGCTGGCCGCCGTGGTGTTGCCGATGCCCATTTCGCCACCGATGAACAACTGCGCGCCTGCTGCGATAGCGCGCTGCACACTGTCGCGGCCGACCTGCAAGGCGAGCTCGCCCTGGGCCTGAGTCATCGCCGGCCCCTGGACGAAATTCGCCGTGCCCGGGCCGATGTTCAGATGACGCACACCCGGCAGATTCAACGACGGTGTAACGGTGCCGAGGTCGACCACTTCAAGAGAAGCCCCCAACTGTCGCGCCAACACGCTGATCGCCGCGCCACCGCTGACAAAGTTGTGCAGCATCTGCCCGGTGACTTCCTGGGGAAACGCCGACACCCCTTCGGCGACCACGCCATGGTCACCGGCAAAAATAGCAATCCACAGCTGATCGAGCGTCGGCTTGACCTGCCCCTGCAACCCGGCCAGTTGCACCGCCACCGATTCGAGCTGGCCGAGCGAGCCGGCAGGCTTGGTCAGTTGCTGTTGGCGCGCCTGCGCCTGTTCGACCACTTGCGCATCGATCGGCTTGCATGGGTTCAGCCACCAGGAGTGAGTCATAACGCAGTTCCTTTCAAAGTCAGGGGCAGGCCGGCGACGGTCAGGACGACACGTTGGCAGCGCTCGGCCAAGGCTTGATGCAGCCAACCGGCTTCATCGACATAGCGGCGAGTCAATTCGCCCAGCGGCACGACACCCATTCCGGTCTCGTTGCTGACAAAAATGATTTCACCCGGCAACGACGCCAGGCAGTCCAGCAGGGCTTCGCGCTCGGCGGCGAGGCGCTCGGCGTCGTCGAGCATCAGCAGATTGGTCAGCCACAGCGTCAGGCAATCCACCAGCAAGCAACGATCGGCACTGGCGCTTTCGCACAACACGCGGGCCAGTTCCAGCGGTTCCTCGATCAACGCCCATTCGGCCGGACGACGGGCGCGGTGATGGGCAACTCGTTCGTTCATTTCACCGTCCAGGGGTTGGCTGGTGGCGATGTAGGTGACGTGTAGCTGACTGTCTGTCGCCAGTTTTTCAGCCAGGCGACTTTTGCCGGATCGGGCGCCGCCGAGGATCAGTTGCAGCATGGTTCAGTCCTTCAAATGTGCGGTGAGGCGACGGGCGTCATCGCGGGCAAGCCCGCTCCCACAAGGATCGAGGCTGTGCACAGATTTTGGTCCACCCAGGGAACCTGTGGGAGCGGGCTTGCCCGCGATGGGGCCTGTGCAGCCACCTCAAATCCCACAGAGTTCACGCAGCAATGAAGTATCCAGATGCTTCTCCACCAGATCCGCCAGTCGCTCGATATCGCGCTCGCGCAGCCCGTGGTAATCGACTTCCTGCACATCCTGCAAACCGGCCCAGCGCAACAACGCACTGCACGCCGCCGGGGATTCGAACAGGCCATGCAGATACGTGCCGAAAATCTGTCCATCGACACTTTGCGCGCCGTCGCAGCGACCATCGTCCAGCCGCACGGCGGCGTTTTCCAGCGCCGGTCCCGTGGTCACGCCGGCATGAATTTCATAGCCGCTGACCTGCGCATCTTCCAGTGCCAGGCGCCCACGCACATTGCGCAACTGCTTCTCTTCTTCAAGTTGCGTTTCGAACGACAGCCAGCCCAAACCGGCACTGGAACCCGGTGCGCCTTCGAGGCCCAGCGGGTCATGCACCTGCTCGCCGAGCATTTGCAGACCGCCGCAGATCCCCAGCACCTTTCCGCCATAGCGCAAGTGCCGCGAGATAGCCGTGTCCCAGCCGTTGGCCCGCAGATACGCGAGGTCGCTGCGCACGCTTTTCGAACCGGGAAGAATCATCAGGTCGGCCGGCGGAATCGTCTGGCCGGGGCCGATGAATTGCAGGTCCACTTGCGGATGCAGGCGCAGTGGATCGAAATCGGTGTGGTTGCTGATGCGCGGCAGTACCGGTACCACCACTTTGAGCACTTGATCGGCCTTGTCGTTCTGACGCTGATCGAGGCCGTCCTCGGCTTCAAGATGCAGGTCCATCACATAAGGCAACACGCCGATCACCGGTTTGCCGGTGCGTGCTTCC belongs to Pseudomonas sp. B21-015 and includes:
- the cobU gene encoding bifunctional adenosylcobinamide kinase/adenosylcobinamide-phosphate guanylyltransferase yields the protein MLQLILGGARSGKSRLAEKLATDSQLHVTYIATSQPLDGEMNERVAHHRARRPAEWALIEEPLELARVLCESASADRCLLVDCLTLWLTNLLMLDDAERLAAEREALLDCLASLPGEIIFVSNETGMGVVPLGELTRRYVDEAGWLHQALAERCQRVVLTVAGLPLTLKGTAL
- the cobT gene encoding nicotinate-nucleotide--dimethylbenzimidazole phosphoribosyltransferase, whose amino-acid sequence is MTHSWWLNPCKPIDAQVVEQAQARQQQLTKPAGSLGQLESVAVQLAGLQGQVKPTLDQLWIAIFAGDHGVVAEGVSAFPQEVTGQMLHNFVSGGAAISVLARQLGASLEVVDLGTVTPSLNLPGVRHLNIGPGTANFVQGPAMTQAQGELALQVGRDSVQRAIAAGAQLFIGGEMGIGNTTAASALACALLDCPVVHLAGPGTGLNAAGVSHKARVIERALALHGTQRGDALQTLFNLGGFEIAALVGAYLACAQEGVAVLVDGFICSVAALVAVRLNPACREWLLFGHRGAEPGHRHVLETLNAEPLLDLGLRLGEGSGAALAVPLLRLACDLHGQMATFAEAAVADRPA
- a CDS encoding cobyric acid synthase, producing the protein MTTLMVQGTTSDAGKSTLVTALCRWVTRQGVSVVPFKPQNMALNSAVTADGGEIGRAQAVQAQAANLEPHTDMNPVLLKPNSDTGAQVIIHGRAVTTMNAVAYHDYKAIAMQAVLASHERLSAAYPLVMVEGAGSPAEINLRAGDIANMGFAEAVDCPVVLIADINRGGVFAHLVGTLELLSPSEQARVKGFIINRFRGDIALLQPGLDWLEARTGKPVIGVLPYVMDLHLEAEDGLDQRQNDKADQVLKVVVPVLPRISNHTDFDPLRLHPQVDLQFIGPGQTIPPADLMILPGSKSVRSDLAYLRANGWDTAISRHLRYGGKVLGICGGLQMLGEQVHDPLGLEGAPGSSAGLGWLSFETQLEEEKQLRNVRGRLALEDAQVSGYEIHAGVTTGPALENAAVRLDDGRCDGAQSVDGQIFGTYLHGLFESPAACSALLRWAGLQDVQEVDYHGLRERDIERLADLVEKHLDTSLLRELCGI